The following DNA comes from Deltaproteobacteria bacterium.
AATGAAACACGATCACGTCGGGGCCGGTGTCGGACAACACGGCCGCGGCTTCCTCGATGGCTTCCTGGAGCTGGTCCAGGGGTTTGGCCCATTTTCCGGTCATGCGCAGCCGGGTGACGTGAATGTCGATGTCATCCGGCAGGTAGCGGTTGAACTGGGGCTCGGTGAGCCGGTTGGCCGACGGAATGATGAGGCCGATGCGCGCCTGGTTTACCATGTGCGGTTCCTCCGTTGACGCTACACGTTACGCGGCGGGACTTCCCCATTGTAGCTGTCCCACGAGCCCATGGCCTTGGCCAGGGCCGCGGGCTGGGGCAGGTGCTTCAGGTCGAAGAATTCCACCGCGTTCTTGTACAGCACCAATTCCTTCTGCTCGAAGCTCAGGTCGTCGCCCGAGATGACGTCCCGAACGGAGTAGGGGAAATGGCAGTCCCAGTGGCAGTAGTCCGAGGCGTAGAGCACGGTGGCGGCTCCCGAGGCGTCCAGCACCCGGTCAAGTCCGGTCTCCTCGGACTCGCACGACAGCACGAGCTGTTCGCTCCGGATGACCTCGCTGGGGCGGCGGCGCATCTCGGGCATCTGGGGCGCCAGTTTCTCCATGTGCTCGTCCAGGCGTTCCATCCAGAAGGGCAGCCAGCCGGCGCCGCCTTCCATGTAGGCGACCTTGAGTCTGGGAAAGCGGTCGAAGACCCCCTCGCCGAGCATGTGCATCATCGCGATCATCAACTCGAAGGGGAACGCCGTCATGTGCACGTAGACGTACTTGTAGAAGCGCCGGCTGCCAGCGCCCATCACCCCGGACACGCCGGGAATCCCGTCGTGGCCGGTCTGCGGGTGCACCGAGAGGGGGATGCCGATCTCCTGGGCGGCGGCGTAGATGGGATCGAACATGGGGTCGCCCATGTTGCGGCCATAGACGTTGGTGGGCAGCATGGCGGTGGTGGCGCCGTGGTCGGCCAGGTAGTGAAGCTCGCGCACGGCCGCCTCGGGGGTCCTGGCAGGGGATGAGCCCCACGGCCCGCAGGCGGCTGGTGTCGGCGGAGCAGTATTCGATGAGCCACTCGTTGACCGCGTGGCACAGGACGCCGGCCAAACCCTTGTCCATGAGCCCGTTCACCGTGAGCGCGATCTGCGTGCCGAAGATCACCGCCACGTCGATGCCCTCCATGTCCATGTCTTTGAGGCGTTCCCTGGGATCGATCATGCCCGGGCGGCCCTTGCGGGCCTCCTCGGTCATGGGCCCGGTCACGCCCGGCCCCGGGCCCTCGTTGGCGGGCCAGATGCGCCCCTCCAGCATCAGGCGGTTGCCGCCACGGTTGTCCTTGAGGCGCACCGGTGCCAGCGACTTGTACTTCTCGGGCAGCCAAGGCTTGAAGTCGATGTCGCCCTCGTTGACGTGGCCGTCCGCGTCGATGACCAGGGTGTTCGCGAAGTCTTCCATGAACTCGTGGTTACTACTACCGTCGTTTTTGTGTCAAGATGCCCGCGTCGTCGAGGTTGCCCATGGATACGGAATCCTCCGCCGCGCCCGCGCCCCTGCTCGAAGTCAAGGACCTGAGAACGTACTTCTTCACCCGCTCGGGAACGGGTAGGGCCGTGGACGGTGTCTCGTTCACGCTGGACCAGGGGGAGTCGCTGGGCCTCCTGGGGGAGTCGGGCTGCGGCAAGAGCATGACCAGCCTCTCCATCCTGCGGCTGGTGCCGCGGCCGGCCGGGCGCATCGTCTCGGGGCAAGTGCTGTTTCGGGGCCGGGACCTGCTGAGAATATCGGAGCAGGAAATGCGCGAGGTCCGGGGCCGGGAGATCGCCATGATCCTCCAGGATCCCCTGAGTACCCTGAACCCGGTGTTCACCATCGGCAACCAGGTGGCGGAACCGTTGCGGGTCCACGGCATCGTGCCGCGCTCCGGCCTCTGGGAGCGGGTTTCGAAGCTGCTGAGCCTGGTGCGCATACCCGCGCCGGAGTCGCGGTTGAGAGACTATCCGCACCAGTTCAGCGGCGGCATGCGCCAGCGGGTGGTGGGGGCCACCGCCATCGCGGCCGGCCCCAAGGTCCTCATCGCCGACGAGCCCACTACCTCGCTGGACGTTACCATCCAGGCGCAGTACCTGCGGCTCCTGAAGGAGCTCCAGAGGGAATCGAATCTGTCCATCATCTACATCACACATGACCTTGCCACCTTGGCGAGGATCTGCGACCGGGTGGCGGTCATGTACGCCGGCAAGATCGTGGAGCAGTTGACCGTGGAGGCGCTGTTCGAACGTCCCGCGCACCCCTATACCGAAGCGTTGCTGCAATCCGTTCCGCGCATGGACCAGAAGGTCCACCGCTTCCCGTCCATCGAGGGAAGCCCGCCGTTGATCCACGACCTGCCGCCGGGCTGCGCATTCGCGCCCCGTTGTCCCAAGGCCATGGACAGATGCCGGTCCGAGTCCCCGCCAGTGACCCGGCTCGGCGCGGACCACGAGGTGTCCTGCTGGCTGCACGAGAAGGACGAACATGAACTCCCCGCTACTGGAAGCCAGGAACGTCAGTAAGCGCTTCGCGATTACCAAGGGGCTGATCCTTGGCGGCAACGTGGGGTGGATCCATGCCGTGGAGGACATCAGCTTCCACATCGACGGTGGCGAAACCCTGGGACTGGTGGGGGAGTCCGGCTGCGGCAAGAGCACCACGGCCAAGATGGTGTTGTTGCTGGAGCACCCCACCAGCGGCGAGATGCTCTACGAGGGGGTCAGCCTGCGGGAGATGTCGGGCGAAGACCTGCGGCGCTACCGCGGCACCGTGCAGGCGGTGTTCCAGGATCCCCAGAGTTCCCTCAACCCTAGGATGCGGGTGGGCGACATTATAGGCGAGCCGCTGGAGGTGAACGCCGGGCTTCCCCGGAGGGCGGTGCGCGAGCGTGTCGCGGAGGTCCTGAAGGACGTCAACCTCGACGCCGCCTTCGCCCGGCTCTATCCGCACGAGTTCAGTGGCGGTCAGCGCCAGCGCATCGCCTTGGCCCGGGCCCTGGCCACCCATTCCCGCCTGATCGTGCTGGACGAGCCCGTGGCCTCGCTGGACGCCTCCATCCGCAGCCAGATCATCAACCTGCTCAAGGACCTGCAGGACCAGCACGGCCTGAGCTACCTGCTCATCACCCACGACTTGGCCGTGTCCCGGCACCTGAGCCACCGCGTCGCGGTCATGTATCTGGGGCGGATCGTCGAGGAAGCCAAGTCCGACGCACTGTATGCGGAGCCTTTCCACCCCTATACCAAGGCGCTCATCGCCGCGGCCCTGCCCGTGCGGAAGGGGCAGGAATCCGACGAGATGGTCGTGGCCGGCGAGGTCCCCGATCCCATGGACCCGCCGTCGGGCTGCCGCTTCCATCCGCGCTGTCCCATGGCCATGGCGCGGTGCGCGGAGGAGGAGCCGGTGCTCCAGGAAGCGGCGCCGGAACGCAAGGTAGCCTGCCACCTGTTCTAACGAGGTTCTGATTGCCTCTGGGTAAGAACGTGTCCTTCGACTTCGCACCGCTGACGCGGCGCTACGCTCAGGACGAACGACGCCGGGCCTCTTCAGCCCTGTGCAACCTCTTGCCTCAGTGCTCCCGCAGCAGCCGCCCGTAACCATTGATGCGGTCGTTCACTCCGGCGCGGCGCAGGGTCTCCCACACGATGGCCTGGATCGCGATGATCACGTTGACGCCGAGTTCCTGCTCCAGTGGCTCGATCATCTCGATGATGCCCCAGTGGGGGGCGGGGATGTAGATGGTGTCGGCGTCGGGGTAGTCGCGGTAAAGAGCCTCGGCGAGGGCCTTCACCTCGTCCTGCGGGATGGTGGCGAGGTCCGCGACGGTCTTCTGGGCGCCTTTGAACCCCAGCAGCTCGAAACCGTAGTGGGTGACGTACTCGGCGTGGAAGCCCTCGGGGTCGGTGAAGGGGTGCAGGAGCACGAGCTTTTTGGCTCCCACGGCGCGCAGCGCGTTCACCTGAGCGGTGATGCTGGAGGTGACCGGAACGCCGATCTCCTCCTCGGTCTTGCGCAGGGTTTCCTCGAGGCCGTCGTAGCCCAGGGAGAGGTTGAGCGGGACGCCGCCGAAGACCATGATGTCGACGCCGGCCTTGCCCATCTCCCGGGCCGCCTCCAGGGTCATCTCGACGCTCCGGGTGGTTTCCTGCTCGGTCAGCTTCTTGATGGCGAGGGTGGTGAGGACGAGGGTCACGCCCTCCGGAACCATCTTGTAGAACTCGTAGGGGAAGGTCTCCGTCAGGTAGGGCGGCGACGTGTAGCCGATTCGGGCGCGATATCCGTACATGGCAAGGCCTCCTTTAGTGTCGTGTCACACAACCACCGGTGAAAGTCCACTGTTCACGTCAGGTTCCGGGTCCTGGGGTCCAGGAAGTCGCGCAGCCAGTCGCCCAGCAGGTTGATGGACAGCACCACCAGCACGAGCGCCACACCGGGGAAG
Coding sequences within:
- a CDS encoding ABC transporter ATP-binding protein, with protein sequence MDTESSAAPAPLLEVKDLRTYFFTRSGTGRAVDGVSFTLDQGESLGLLGESGCGKSMTSLSILRLVPRPAGRIVSGQVLFRGRDLLRISEQEMREVRGREIAMILQDPLSTLNPVFTIGNQVAEPLRVHGIVPRSGLWERVSKLLSLVRIPAPESRLRDYPHQFSGGMRQRVVGATAIAAGPKVLIADEPTTSLDVTIQAQYLRLLKELQRESNLSIIYITHDLATLARICDRVAVMYAGKIVEQLTVEALFERPAHPYTEALLQSVPRMDQKVHRFPSIEGSPPLIHDLPPGCAFAPRCPKAMDRCRSESPPVTRLGADHEVSCWLHEKDEHELPATGSQERQ
- a CDS encoding ATP-binding cassette domain-containing protein, with the translated sequence MNSPLLEARNVSKRFAITKGLILGGNVGWIHAVEDISFHIDGGETLGLVGESGCGKSTTAKMVLLLEHPTSGEMLYEGVSLREMSGEDLRRYRGTVQAVFQDPQSSLNPRMRVGDIIGEPLEVNAGLPRRAVRERVAEVLKDVNLDAAFARLYPHEFSGGQRQRIALARALATHSRLIVLDEPVASLDASIRSQIINLLKDLQDQHGLSYLLITHDLAVSRHLSHRVAVMYLGRIVEEAKSDALYAEPFHPYTKALIAAALPVRKGQESDEMVVAGEVPDPMDPPSGCRFHPRCPMAMARCAEEEPVLQEAAPERKVACHLF